The following proteins are encoded in a genomic region of Acidobacteriota bacterium:
- a CDS encoding FtsW/RodA/SpoVE family cell cycle protein has translation MKNRTSSHFFILALIVLLTAIAHYSVYYGALIRGYETGFFGALRNLSLIGFLAFLPVLIKKFLRYQGNWTIYTACVLLFSIGLTVQYRLFSDNEYVADIDRVEREKVQNSSMTEKEKDRAMLRLKLQAIAREREAKIQTLQMRYIKENYSAEKKQMMGLPATPPAPVDLDQEKFRPTKESITALFTSGRTLIPLFGIFCMIAIFVAMRREDVQRFLQDNGFLVVLLTLGPLFLAAITSRAGKSIGNMTPWELSKIPFLIGFAAILAVLYKNLAKTYWGIPRAKDVLPLVFMAILPFLPFFVLKDFGQMMVFGSVYVTLYVVAVRRFSQRFVLVGSVVLLMSILIVGALPLATQQKIPLLPAIAAPVKAVLPNRIQQRFHLWLDGFNPPDPEVKWWKEDYDDYYEDLVKRDPKLPEMIAEDPSLQKTINVDAWFDVLAFQPAQATFGLASGGNTGRGLGLGYPELIPVSDSDYIFAALAEELGLFGGLLVTFALIVFVSAGVQTARDSRDMFSKLCSIGLAAFIGFQALVNIGGITRALPMTGITLPFVSHGGFSLITSFIMLGMLMAFSHRNAIDRMKDQANVKPEPTTANA, from the coding sequence GTGAAAAACCGCACCTCATCACATTTTTTCATATTGGCACTGATCGTGTTGCTGACGGCCATCGCCCATTATTCGGTCTATTACGGCGCGTTGATACGCGGCTATGAGACCGGATTCTTCGGGGCTTTGCGAAATCTCAGTTTGATCGGATTTTTGGCTTTCCTGCCGGTTCTCATCAAGAAATTCCTCAGATATCAAGGTAATTGGACGATCTATACCGCCTGTGTCCTGCTGTTTTCGATCGGTTTAACCGTTCAGTATCGCCTGTTCTCGGACAATGAATATGTCGCCGACATCGACCGCGTAGAACGTGAAAAAGTCCAGAATTCATCGATGACAGAGAAAGAAAAGGACCGTGCGATGCTCCGCTTAAAGCTGCAGGCCATCGCCCGCGAACGCGAAGCAAAGATACAGACGCTACAGATGCGTTATATCAAGGAAAATTACTCTGCCGAAAAGAAGCAAATGATGGGGCTTCCTGCCACACCGCCGGCTCCGGTGGATCTCGACCAGGAGAAATTTCGTCCTACTAAGGAATCCATCACAGCTCTTTTCACCTCAGGGCGAACGCTGATACCGCTATTCGGTATCTTTTGCATGATCGCAATTTTTGTCGCGATGCGTCGGGAAGATGTGCAGCGATTTTTGCAGGACAACGGATTCTTGGTCGTTCTGCTGACTCTCGGCCCGTTGTTTTTGGCCGCTATCACTTCACGGGCGGGCAAATCGATTGGCAACATGACGCCGTGGGAATTATCGAAGATACCGTTTTTGATCGGTTTCGCCGCAATCTTGGCCGTTTTGTACAAGAATCTCGCAAAGACTTACTGGGGCATTCCACGTGCTAAGGATGTATTACCGCTTGTCTTTATGGCGATTCTGCCGTTCTTACCGTTCTTTGTACTCAAAGATTTTGGGCAGATGATGGTATTCGGATCGGTCTATGTCACTCTGTATGTGGTCGCGGTCAGGCGTTTTTCACAGCGTTTTGTACTCGTCGGCAGTGTTGTGCTGCTAATGTCGATCTTGATCGTCGGTGCGTTGCCGCTCGCGACACAGCAGAAGATCCCGCTCTTGCCCGCGATCGCCGCACCGGTCAAGGCCGTGCTTCCGAACCGCATCCAACAGCGATTTCATCTGTGGCTCGACGGTTTTAATCCTCCTGACCCCGAGGTGAAATGGTGGAAAGAGGACTATGACGATTATTACGAAGATCTTGTAAAACGCGACCCAAAACTGCCCGAGATGATCGCTGAAGACCCGTCCCTGCAGAAAACGATCAACGTTGATGCCTGGTTTGACGTATTAGCTTTTCAGCCTGCACAGGCGACGTTCGGACTCGCCTCAGGCGGCAACACCGGCCGCGGTCTAGGGCTCGGATATCCAGAACTAATACCGGTTTCCGATTCGGACTATATCTTTGCAGCGTTAGCCGAAGAACTTGGACTTTTCGGTGGTTTATTGGTAACCTTTGCCCTAATTGTTTTCGTCAGCGCAGGCGTACAAACAGCTCGCGATTCGCGCGATATGTTCAGCAAATTATGTTCGATCGGCCTTGCTGCGTTCATTGGATTCCAGGCACTGGTGAACATCGGAGGCATCACGCGTGCTTTGCCGATGACTGGTATCACCTTGCCGTTTGTAAGCCACGGCGGATTTAGCCTGATCACGAGCTTTATTATGCTGGGAATGCTGATGGCATTTTCGCACCGGAATGCGATCGACCGAATGAAAGACCAAGCTAATGTGAAGCCTGAGCCCACAACAGCTAACGCATAG
- a CDS encoding FHA domain-containing protein, which yields MSETRISPRKKPLADWLFRGVLTKLGDTFDRLTGRRWTPSSSLATSELIERIKKLLDAEARDIPGKGKVVPHLIKLKIQWDKFSTESETLIGSLQDELLTATIDHINDSLYYTYAPVELEVKVDYFVDGVKLLAGFDKFDEDDREVEMNVTVPAVDVSSVLAEIHAMPSTVDIFTARFRVGGQDIERKIEFPASGRISIGRTGDNGLQINDASISKIHATLALTPEGRLSVADTGSTNGTFINGERIAYGKANLLENDDVVKFGLIDVTLEHIQRAVITPPAVVGEEPEKMDTVEIDGFEFKSRTSPEVPEAAEDEFVDTAKVAETLGADRKSRESETEEEPDIAAEPRAEEPETAIRPNVGMPETVLELKPLVTPDPVAAEKPIPMPGAKE from the coding sequence ATGTCTGAAACAAGGATCTCACCGAGAAAAAAGCCGTTAGCCGATTGGTTATTTCGCGGAGTGTTGACCAAACTCGGCGACACGTTCGATCGTCTTACGGGACGTCGCTGGACGCCGTCTAGCAGTCTGGCTACCAGCGAACTGATCGAGCGGATCAAAAAACTCCTCGACGCCGAGGCCCGCGACATTCCCGGCAAAGGAAAAGTCGTGCCCCATCTGATCAAGCTCAAGATACAATGGGATAAATTCTCGACAGAAAGCGAAACTCTCATCGGCAGCCTCCAAGACGAACTGCTCACGGCCACGATCGATCACATAAACGATTCGCTCTATTACACGTACGCTCCGGTCGAGTTAGAGGTCAAGGTCGACTATTTTGTCGATGGCGTTAAATTGCTCGCCGGATTCGACAAGTTTGACGAGGACGACCGCGAGGTCGAGATGAATGTAACGGTTCCGGCGGTCGATGTTTCGTCGGTGCTGGCCGAGATCCATGCGATGCCTTCGACCGTCGATATTTTCACGGCTCGATTCAGAGTTGGTGGACAGGACATCGAACGAAAGATCGAGTTCCCTGCTTCCGGGCGGATCTCGATCGGACGGACCGGCGACAATGGACTGCAGATCAACGACGCAAGCATTTCGAAGATCCACGCGACGCTGGCACTTACGCCCGAAGGCAGATTGTCGGTCGCGGATACGGGTTCGACCAACGGAACATTCATAAACGGTGAACGTATTGCGTATGGAAAGGCGAATCTGCTCGAAAATGACGACGTTGTGAAGTTTGGGCTGATCGATGTGACGTTGGAACACATACAGCGTGCCGTGATCACGCCGCCTGCGGTTGTTGGCGAAGAACCTGAGAAGATGGACACTGTCGAGATCGATGGTTTTGAATTCAAGAGCCGGACGTCGCCTGAAGTGCCTGAGGCTGCGGAGGATGAATTTGTCGATACAGCAAAGGTCGCGGAAACGCTTGGTGCAGATCGCAAATCACGGGAAAGTGAAACAGAAGAAGAACCGGATATTGCTGCCGAACCAAGGGCTGAGGAGCCGGAAACTGCAATTCGGCCGAATGTCGGGATGCCGGAAACTGTTCTCGAACTTAAGCCGTTGGTAACGCCCGATCCGGTAGCCGCCGAAAAACCGATTCCGATGCCGGGAGCAAAAGAATGA
- a CDS encoding prepilin-type N-terminal cleavage/methylation domain-containing protein gives MRKVQKSRLSSESGFSIIEILVVVGIIGIMSTIAIFYATNHKKAYQPDDQALMLADMLQEARQRALTQRRTMRVEVNLATNSAVLYDENTNATTSSDDAAIKAMNLFAPTNVKVDSRPSQISYNPAELLPVPNAVFKPSVYTPSVSQSVFTIRFLANGSAVDAGTNATGAGAVPTGVTLHIWAPKKTDATQSEIARAITILGSTGVIRLWEFDPSSPAANKWKDSRRSSSYGS, from the coding sequence ATGAGAAAAGTGCAAAAAAGTAGGCTGAGCAGCGAGTCCGGCTTCTCAATTATCGAGATACTTGTCGTCGTCGGCATAATCGGCATTATGAGCACTATCGCGATCTTTTATGCGACCAATCATAAAAAGGCCTATCAGCCCGATGACCAGGCATTGATGCTTGCCGACATGCTGCAGGAGGCGAGGCAAAGAGCCCTGACGCAGCGTCGGACGATGCGCGTCGAGGTAAATCTCGCGACAAATTCGGCCGTGCTCTACGACGAGAATACCAACGCGACCACATCCAGCGATGACGCCGCGATCAAGGCTATGAACCTCTTTGCTCCGACAAACGTCAAGGTGGACTCCCGTCCATCGCAGATCTCTTACAACCCAGCGGAACTTTTGCCCGTTCCAAATGCTGTTTTCAAGCCCAGCGTCTATACGCCGTCGGTAAGCCAGAGTGTATTTACGATACGCTTTTTGGCGAATGGATCGGCGGTCGACGCCGGAACCAACGCAACCGGAGCGGGGGCGGTCCCGACCGGAGTCACGCTCCATATTTGGGCACCAAAGAAGACCGACGCCACTCAATCTGAAATTGCCCGTGCCATAACGATCCTAGGTTCAACGGGTGTTATTCGTTTGTGGGAATTCGATCCTTCGTCGCCGGCTGCCAATAAATGGAAAGATTCGCGTCGGAGCAGCTCTTACGGAAGCTAA
- a CDS encoding prepilin-type N-terminal cleavage/methylation domain-containing protein has product MISKQNSLTAGRVRSAYSTERGFSLLELMIAMVIFIIISGAIFGLMQLGNYDRNRASRRSDVLKNARVAIHMVGRDVLNAGLGYHRRGAIVPDNFNTTRLGVPADVDSVRDMVTSIVSGNNLYTNNLNTDTNARTDSIAFAYRDVDFNAGNVIDLLSVGPGSTSAVARLTSKTSTGFAAAQIYDLFLIESDTSQVLAMTTAVNGSNTIDAAFGDPLGINQALNGSGQAGSVLRQCTSTTDQNCTTYSATAKRVFLVGYRVKPDGTLVRLIYGNNRGAGASAQVQELPLAYNIEDLQIKYILEDGQTADNPSVGADGIVGTTDDDWQGFNSIRQIMITIKVQSTENDEKTGRPESIVMTSTFSTRNLGYDAG; this is encoded by the coding sequence ATGATCTCGAAACAAAATAGTCTGACCGCCGGCCGCGTCCGAAGCGCGTATAGCACCGAACGCGGTTTCAGCCTGCTCGAACTGATGATCGCAATGGTCATCTTTATCATTATCTCGGGTGCGATCTTCGGCCTGATGCAGCTTGGAAACTATGACCGGAACCGGGCCAGCCGCCGCAGCGACGTGCTCAAAAACGCACGCGTTGCCATACACATGGTTGGCCGTGACGTATTGAATGCCGGTCTAGGATATCACCGCCGCGGGGCTATTGTTCCCGATAATTTCAACACGACACGTCTGGGTGTCCCCGCCGATGTGGACAGCGTACGCGATATGGTCACATCGATCGTCAGCGGAAACAACCTTTACACCAACAATTTGAATACCGATACGAATGCAAGGACGGATTCGATCGCCTTTGCATACCGCGATGTTGATTTCAATGCCGGCAATGTTATCGACCTTTTGAGCGTCGGTCCCGGCAGCACGTCGGCAGTTGCCCGGTTGACATCAAAGACATCGACCGGATTTGCTGCTGCACAGATTTACGATCTGTTTTTGATCGAGTCCGACACTTCGCAGGTCCTGGCAATGACAACTGCGGTCAACGGTTCAAATACGATCGACGCCGCCTTTGGAGATCCGCTAGGGATAAATCAGGCGTTGAACGGCTCGGGCCAGGCAGGCAGCGTCCTGCGGCAATGTACATCAACAACTGATCAGAACTGCACGACATATTCGGCAACGGCGAAACGGGTCTTTTTGGTCGGCTACCGTGTAAAACCGGATGGCACATTGGTTCGCCTGATCTACGGCAACAACCGAGGGGCCGGTGCTTCTGCACAGGTGCAGGAACTGCCGCTGGCGTATAACATTGAAGATCTCCAGATCAAATACATTCTTGAAGACGGCCAGACAGCCGACAATCCCTCGGTCGGAGCTGACGGCATCGTTGGCACGACCGACGACGATTGGCAGGGTTTCAACTCGATCCGTCAGATCATGATCACGATCAAGGTCCAATCGACCGAGAACGACGAAAAAACAGGCCGGCCTGAATCGATCGTCATGACATCGACGTTCAGCACCAGAAATTTGGGATATGACGCAGGTTAA
- a CDS encoding pilus assembly PilX N-terminal domain-containing protein: MMKRARNLRSLLFSRIRASVDVINSSEQGSAMVIALMVMILLMGFVALAVSRTNSETVASANDEAETKAFEAANASLEIMTRNFNKVFETKLTFSTTDETRIESQLPPGFDTIYDFTQTITQTQATKDVILTGEFFQGLNARRDEWQLDTVAQHKQNGVQVALRRKFLNNRVPIFQFGIFYDDDLEFHPGPRFDFGGRVHSNGSLFLQAGDGVYFSSKVSTANHVFTDVSKNGSPWTNWDDDVYIKNASGNYVQLQYNMGSVLNTVVNGAPVTTSPLPTAYKSNNWKTNSNLFQGNLLANTKPLQLPIKLNSDITGTNLDMVEVVKRGKNVGDVYNDGTGTVSAPDLSAVTEATSDDKVTAAERYYNKTGIRVSLADSKVKLPGCATTMATAVTTPCGIRLDGDSTGLISGPITGPRGYVPRAMQGTPAYQATKVNGDRFNTGGGRETWIKIETVVYNAATIAYDTQDITQDILALGLTDPPPANTTFSITDANYNTNLIDRRAIINIQRYVIEGPNLPNTGYVSAAGSGATAYNYVTPGTVSASTSSCATATTGFTSGGDTTQITGSPNYFPGNFISDHRSSMRNATVLGGPGAGRTCVVPFRSICSTPVRACITTLPPFSVQRHHMAQMFPGQA; this comes from the coding sequence ATGATGAAACGGGCAAGAAATTTACGCAGTCTATTATTTTCGCGGATCCGTGCATCCGTAGATGTCATAAATTCCAGCGAGCAAGGTTCGGCGATGGTTATAGCCTTGATGGTGATGATCCTCCTGATGGGCTTCGTCGCTCTTGCCGTTTCGCGAACCAACAGCGAAACGGTCGCTTCGGCAAATGACGAAGCCGAGACCAAGGCGTTCGAGGCAGCCAACGCGAGCCTTGAGATCATGACGCGAAATTTTAACAAGGTGTTTGAGACGAAGCTCACCTTTTCGACGACAGACGAGACCCGTATCGAATCACAGCTCCCGCCCGGATTCGATACGATATATGATTTTACACAAACCATCACTCAGACACAGGCAACAAAGGACGTCATCCTCACGGGTGAGTTCTTTCAGGGCTTAAATGCACGCCGCGACGAATGGCAGCTCGATACCGTCGCTCAGCACAAGCAGAACGGCGTACAGGTCGCCCTTCGCCGTAAATTCCTCAATAATCGGGTCCCGATCTTTCAGTTCGGCATTTTTTATGATGACGATCTTGAGTTCCACCCCGGGCCGCGGTTCGATTTTGGCGGCCGCGTGCATTCGAACGGATCGCTGTTTTTACAGGCTGGTGATGGCGTTTATTTTTCTTCAAAAGTAAGTACGGCAAACCACGTATTTACTGATGTCTCAAAGAATGGTTCGCCGTGGACGAATTGGGATGATGACGTGTACATCAAGAACGCTTCCGGAAACTACGTTCAATTGCAGTACAACATGGGCAGCGTTTTGAACACGGTTGTCAACGGAGCTCCGGTCACAACGTCTCCTCTTCCAACGGCCTACAAATCGAATAACTGGAAGACCAATTCAAATCTCTTTCAAGGAAATCTGCTCGCAAATACCAAGCCGCTGCAGCTGCCGATCAAGCTTAACAGTGATATCACGGGCACCAACCTCGACATGGTCGAGGTCGTCAAACGCGGCAAGAATGTTGGCGATGTGTATAACGACGGAACCGGCACAGTGTCTGCTCCCGACCTATCTGCTGTGACCGAGGCAACCTCTGACGACAAGGTCACCGCCGCCGAACGGTATTACAACAAGACAGGTATCCGCGTATCACTGGCTGACAGCAAAGTTAAACTGCCCGGCTGTGCGACAACAATGGCAACCGCGGTAACGACGCCTTGCGGTATCAGGCTCGACGGCGATTCGACCGGATTGATCTCCGGGCCGATCACCGGCCCCCGAGGTTATGTGCCGCGTGCGATGCAGGGAACACCGGCATATCAGGCAACTAAGGTCAACGGCGACCGGTTCAACACCGGCGGCGGGCGCGAAACCTGGATCAAGATCGAGACCGTGGTTTACAACGCTGCCACTATCGCCTACGACACGCAGGACATCACACAAGATATATTGGCGCTAGGTTTGACCGATCCGCCGCCGGCCAACACTACTTTCAGCATCACGGATGCTAATTACAACACCAATCTCATTGACCGCCGTGCGATCATCAATATTCAGCGTTATGTGATCGAGGGTCCCAATCTGCCTAATACCGGCTATGTCTCGGCCGCTGGTTCAGGAGCGACGGCATACAATTACGTTACTCCGGGGACGGTTTCAGCGAGTACCAGCTCGTGTGCCACTGCAACGACCGGATTTACCTCGGGCGGCGACACTACACAGATCACCGGTTCGCCCAACTACTTTCCCGGCAATTTCATCTCGGATCATCGTTCGTCAATGCGAAACGCTACGGTCCTTGGCGGTCCGGGAGCCGGCCGCACATGCGTAGTACCTTTCCGATCAATATGTTCGACACCCGTGAGGGCCTGTATAACGACACTTCCACCGTTTTCAGTCCAACGGCATCATATGGCGCAAATGTTCCCTGGGCAGGCGTGA
- a CDS encoding protein kinase — protein MRELSLNNCRIDKRYDIRETLGRGSYAEIFLAADTLASPQSPHSQVVIKALNVFLQDDLDSDLERTLVENFQNEAIALDRVRHPNIISRIGHGTARDLKGTVFHYLVLEYLSGGDLQNAVRKRELPLIQVLNYVEQICAGLGHAHRNGIIHRDIKPQNLLLTADLATVKIADFGVARFSVAASPITRVGTNVYAPPEHSPMTAGGSDAFDEAPLTPAADIYSLAKSIYTLITREAPRGYANRPIDDLPAAFRYEEWADDLIRVLKRATQSDPGMRPQTVEDLWIDLSAVRRIAADGEESTVIRSRTAEPQPHVARGYTPIVPEQPNFESVDEARIDTPPPTVRTPLEINIPRPVMPPAQKGRQTVAFSPYAPPMKTAIGGANAAAVAEKPKRKSRKLRAFAIFLVLIASFGGILYGTANYMRGRVNLPEIRNPFKVQTAVANTDVFLRQGPNADTDKIGLVTKRSRVKIVNSQNNWYQVDVIEQGQARNTPLTATRGWLNGKFLDIDNN, from the coding sequence ATGAGAGAATTGAGCCTTAATAATTGCCGTATCGACAAACGGTACGACATTCGCGAAACGCTCGGCCGCGGCAGCTATGCGGAGATATTTCTCGCGGCTGATACGCTCGCATCGCCGCAATCGCCCCACAGCCAGGTAGTGATCAAGGCTCTCAACGTTTTTCTTCAGGACGATCTCGATTCAGACCTGGAACGCACGCTTGTCGAAAATTTCCAGAATGAGGCGATCGCGCTCGATCGGGTTCGCCATCCGAATATCATTAGCCGTATCGGCCACGGCACGGCCCGAGACCTCAAAGGCACAGTTTTTCATTATCTCGTTCTCGAATATCTCTCCGGCGGCGATCTGCAGAATGCCGTTCGAAAAAGGGAACTCCCGCTCATACAAGTTCTCAATTATGTCGAACAGATCTGTGCCGGCCTCGGTCACGCACACCGTAACGGCATTATTCATCGCGACATCAAGCCGCAAAATTTGCTGCTGACGGCGGACCTTGCGACCGTGAAGATCGCTGACTTTGGCGTGGCGAGATTTTCGGTCGCTGCCTCGCCGATCACCCGTGTCGGGACGAATGTCTATGCTCCGCCCGAGCACAGCCCAATGACGGCTGGCGGCAGCGATGCGTTCGACGAGGCTCCGCTAACGCCTGCCGCTGATATATATTCGCTCGCGAAATCGATATATACGCTAATCACACGCGAGGCTCCGCGTGGCTACGCAAACCGCCCGATCGACGACCTGCCAGCGGCTTTTCGATACGAAGAGTGGGCCGACGACCTGATCCGTGTATTGAAACGGGCAACGCAATCTGATCCCGGCATGCGGCCGCAAACGGTAGAGGATCTCTGGATCGATCTGTCCGCCGTTCGACGGATCGCCGCCGACGGCGAAGAAAGCACCGTCATACGCTCAAGAACCGCTGAACCACAGCCGCATGTTGCCCGCGGTTATACGCCGATCGTGCCCGAACAGCCTAATTTTGAATCGGTCGACGAGGCCCGTATCGATACGCCACCGCCGACCGTTCGAACTCCGCTCGAAATTAACATTCCGCGGCCCGTCATGCCCCCGGCTCAAAAAGGTAGGCAAACGGTCGCATTTTCGCCATACGCTCCGCCGATGAAGACCGCTATCGGCGGTGCAAACGCGGCTGCCGTCGCCGAAAAACCGAAAAGGAAGAGTAGAAAACTGCGGGCATTCGCGATATTTCTTGTATTGATAGCGTCCTTCGGCGGTATTCTTTACGGGACGGCAAACTACATGCGCGGGCGTGTGAACCTGCCCGAAATTCGTAATCCTTTCAAGGTGCAGACCGCCGTCGCAAATACTGACGTCTTTTTACGTCAAGGGCCGAACGCCGACACTGACAAAATAGGCTTGGTAACCAAGAGATCTAGGGTTAAGATTGTAAATTCACAAAATAACTGGTATCAAGTTGATGTGATCGAGCAAGGCCAGGCGAGGAATACTCCGCTCACCGCAACACGCGGCTGGCTCAACGGCAAATTTCTCGATATCGACAATAATTAA
- a CDS encoding DUF3662 domain-containing protein, producing the protein MSVLNKVRSWIDGDSSERALEQAARDAQVKPRSKAEEFIVKIAREIEGVMQSEMVPLPQGTTIIPSEYTIFLSAEDDKEWQGVKRKGLEQGLYHILAERAKEIAGKKKLETKSFIIELRIDGTLEKGDLRVQHSWEESASNKTGVLARPKSLPQIPPVPATPMAQQRPVVPATNPNLKPPTERMPAYNPPAEAPPTMPRAKIAQAVPLGTDDSEEMTQVANRMTELYRLEIWRGGVRQNVVPIYQNEIVIGRGSKSKPVDIPLSGDVEISRRHLSLVTDGVGNFWAVNEGRNPAAVNNYELPAGQRIAVTPGSSLNVCSYMLRIQPK; encoded by the coding sequence ATGAGCGTACTCAACAAAGTCAGAAGCTGGATAGACGGCGATTCTTCGGAACGAGCCCTCGAACAGGCCGCCCGTGACGCCCAGGTAAAACCGCGCAGCAAGGCCGAGGAATTCATTGTCAAGATCGCACGCGAAATCGAAGGCGTGATGCAGTCCGAGATGGTCCCGCTGCCCCAAGGTACGACGATCATTCCGAGCGAATACACTATTTTCCTCAGTGCCGAAGACGACAAGGAATGGCAGGGCGTCAAGCGAAAAGGCCTCGAACAAGGCCTTTATCACATCCTCGCCGAACGTGCGAAAGAGATAGCTGGGAAGAAAAAGCTTGAGACAAAATCATTTATTATCGAGCTTCGGATCGACGGCACGCTCGAAAAAGGCGACTTGCGGGTGCAGCACAGCTGGGAAGAATCGGCCAGCAACAAGACAGGCGTTCTCGCCCGGCCCAAATCGCTGCCGCAGATCCCGCCGGTTCCCGCGACTCCGATGGCGCAGCAGCGGCCTGTGGTCCCGGCAACAAATCCTAATCTGAAACCGCCGACCGAACGCATGCCGGCGTACAATCCGCCAGCCGAGGCTCCGCCGACCATGCCGCGGGCCAAGATCGCTCAGGCCGTGCCGCTCGGCACCGACGACAGCGAAGAGATGACTCAGGTCGCCAACCGTATGACCGAGCTTTACCGGCTCGAAATATGGCGCGGCGGTGTACGCCAAAACGTGGTTCCGATCTATCAGAACGAGATCGTCATAGGCCGGGGTTCCAAATCAAAACCGGTCGACATACCGCTTTCAGGCGATGTCGAGATCAGTCGCCGGCATTTGTCTTTGGTAACCGATGGAGTGGGGAATTTCTGGGCTGTGAACGAAGGCCGTAACCCGGCCGCGGTCAATAATTACGAGCTGCCGGCCGGCCAACGCATCGCCGTCACGCCTGGCAGTTCATTGAATGTTTGCAGCTATATGCTCAGGATCCAGCCTAAATAG
- a CDS encoding DUF402 domain-containing protein, with amino-acid sequence MPIVRCWSFARLMQNKPVTVNSLAYDGTVRRSWQCELVERNDPLFVFVGTFDRDVEHRELGNIKKGTISYEYYWLDRWYNIFRFHEANGTLRNYYCNINMPPTFVDGELNYIDLDIDIVVWPDMSYQVLDQDEFETSTALFNYSEYICRMVETTAAELISIVEWGDLPTFDGSYATNL; translated from the coding sequence ATGCCCATTGTTCGGTGCTGGTCGTTCGCACGCCTGATGCAGAATAAGCCGGTCACAGTCAATTCCCTCGCATATGACGGCACCGTTCGACGCAGTTGGCAATGCGAACTCGTTGAACGAAACGATCCGCTTTTTGTTTTCGTCGGCACTTTTGACCGTGATGTCGAGCATCGCGAGCTCGGTAATATCAAAAAAGGTACCATCTCGTACGAATATTACTGGCTGGACCGATGGTACAACATCTTTCGTTTTCACGAGGCCAACGGTACGCTGCGGAATTATTATTGCAATATCAATATGCCGCCGACATTCGTTGACGGCGAGCTGAATTACATAGATCTCGATATCGACATCGTTGTCTGGCCCGATATGAGCTATCAAGTGCTCGATCAGGACGAATTTGAGACCTCGACAGCATTATTCAATTATTCGGAATATATATGCAGAATGGTCGAAACGACCGCCGCCGAGCTCATCAGTATCGTCGAGTGGGGCGATCTGCCAACCTTTGATGGATCTTACGCAACAAATCTCTAG